A single region of the Streptomyces sp. AM 4-1-1 genome encodes:
- a CDS encoding DUF5959 family protein, with protein sequence MIDDAHILELFRFADGVQSVTLRVACDVPIVTGEERYYAAEIVLESGFVNGTVGLHVSDGDLDAWGRCLDALEAEEGAEWPPGGRSAWLSVLPEDPVEVTVHDSPSTQIAVQVPVDVASGWLEENRLRLEHVRKAVAQKTT encoded by the coding sequence GTGATCGACGATGCACACATCTTGGAGCTCTTCCGATTCGCTGACGGCGTGCAGAGCGTGACCCTCCGGGTCGCGTGTGATGTACCGATCGTGACAGGGGAAGAGAGGTACTACGCGGCCGAGATCGTGTTGGAGAGCGGCTTCGTCAACGGCACTGTCGGACTGCACGTTTCAGACGGGGATCTGGATGCATGGGGCCGTTGTCTCGATGCTCTTGAGGCCGAGGAGGGAGCCGAGTGGCCACCCGGCGGCCGTAGTGCGTGGTTGTCTGTGCTTCCCGAGGATCCGGTGGAGGTGACTGTGCACGACTCGCCATCGACGCAGATTGCAGTGCAGGTACCCGTGGACGTGGCGTCCGGGTGGCTGGAGGAGAACCGGCTCCGGCTTGAGCACGTGCGTAAGGCGGTCGCGCAAAAGACGACCTGA
- a CDS encoding SAM-dependent methyltransferase, giving the protein MSQQDTFDAAVLRTDAPHSARVWNYWIGGKDYYEVDRRLGDDVIAVYPQAQELARASRGFQTRAVRHLAAEAGIGQFLDIGTGLPVAGSTHEVAQASNPAARIAYVDNDPLVLAHARALLTSTPQGRTQYIAQNFMDTEQVLREARETLDLSQPVAVMVLSTLGHVEPAAGVDLLRRYMAPLVSGSYLVLCDTISTPATVAAQEAYAAGDTPAYWVRHRDEITASAEGMEMVEPGFGPVSLWRPEASGATAVDQWGFVARKP; this is encoded by the coding sequence ATGAGTCAGCAAGACACGTTCGATGCGGCAGTATTACGGACGGATGCTCCGCATTCCGCGCGGGTGTGGAACTACTGGATCGGCGGCAAGGACTACTACGAGGTCGACCGCCGTCTCGGCGACGACGTCATAGCCGTGTACCCGCAGGCACAGGAACTGGCGCGCGCTTCCCGAGGCTTCCAGACGCGCGCGGTGCGCCACCTGGCGGCGGAAGCCGGAATCGGTCAGTTCCTCGACATCGGTACGGGGCTGCCGGTCGCCGGCAGCACCCACGAAGTGGCACAGGCCAGTAATCCGGCTGCGCGCATCGCGTACGTGGACAACGATCCGTTGGTTCTGGCACACGCACGGGCGCTGCTGACGAGCACCCCGCAGGGACGAACGCAGTATATCGCCCAGAATTTCATGGATACGGAGCAGGTGCTCCGTGAGGCTCGCGAGACGCTCGATCTGTCGCAGCCGGTGGCGGTGATGGTGCTGTCCACGCTGGGACACGTCGAACCGGCAGCAGGCGTCGACCTGCTGCGCCGGTACATGGCGCCGCTGGTGTCCGGAAGCTATCTGGTGCTCTGCGACACGATCTCGACACCGGCCACGGTGGCGGCGCAGGAGGCGTACGCGGCAGGAGACACCCCGGCGTACTGGGTGCGGCACCGGGACGAGATCACGGCGAGCGCGGAGGGCATGGAGATGGTCGAGCCCGGGTTCGGGCCGGTCTCTCTGTGGCGGCCGGAAGCAAGCGGTGCGACGGCGGTGGACCAGTGGGGGTTCGTCGCCCGCAAACCGTAG